One window of the Octopus sinensis linkage group LG3, ASM634580v1, whole genome shotgun sequence genome contains the following:
- the LOC115209941 gene encoding sulfotransferase 1A2-like isoform X1 — protein MDSEEIEKEIRSTFTQFFDKNDIPMPIYRYKGHNIPYLELTVLALSKLNTVKIRPDDILMCTYPGTGSHWLFEMASMILNGNCERVSVVKEEMLIDWAPGETLEAIKSPRLMSTHLPITFIPQELLKDHKMIFLNRSPKSSMVSFYRHIKKINMFGYNGEFAGFFDLFMKGEVPYGDYFKHSQEMYAFSKDNPNVLIITFEEMKKDPVNAVLLIAKFLEKTVPDKLAESIADMCSFDKMKAEKELVCSYLREASKLKPVGTAYHSGAVDTWKKWLTVEQNEKMEAKIQSEFSDREIKFNF, from the exons ATGGATTccgaagaaatagaaaaagaaatcagaagTACTTTCACACAATTCTTCGACAAAAACGATATTCCGATgcctatttatagatataaaggACACAATATTCCTTATTTGGAATTGACGGTATTAGCTTTATCCAAACTAAATACGGTGAAAATAAGACCTGATGATATTTTGATGTGTACATATCCTGGAACGG gcTCACACTGGTTGTTTGAAATGGCTTCCATGATACTGAACGGGAACTGTGAAAGAGTTTCTGTTGTAAAGGAAGAGATGCTGATAGACTGGGCACCGGGAGAGACTCTCGAAGCAATTAAATCACCTCGACTCATGAGTACACATCTTCCTATTACATTTATACCCCAAGAATTGCTAAAGGATCATAAAATGATCTTTCTAAATCGCAGCCCGAAATCTTCGATGGTATCATTCTACAGACATATAAAGAAGATTAATATGTTTGGATACAATGGAGAGTTTGCCGGCTTTTTCGACCTATTTATGAAAGGAGAAG TTCCTTATGGTGATTACTTTAAACATAGCCAAGAAATGTATGCTTTTAGTAAAGATAACCCAAATGTGCTTATCATAACttttgaagaaatgaaaaag GATCCAGTCAATGCAGTTTTACTTATTGCTAAGTTCTTGGAGAAAACAGTTCCTGACAAACTTGCTGAAAGTATTGCTGATATGTGTTCGTTTGATAAAATGAAGGCAGAAAAAGAATTAGTTTGTTCGTATCTTAGGGAAGCAAGCAAATTGAAACCTGTTGGTACTGCTTACCATTCTG GTGCCGTAGACACATGGAAAAAATGGTTGACCGTTGAGCAGAATGAAAAAATGGAAGCGAAGATCCAATCGGAATTCTCTGATCGAGAAATCAAATTTAACTTTTGA
- the LOC115209941 gene encoding sulfotransferase family cytosolic 1B member 1-like isoform X2, with amino-acid sequence MDSEEIEKEIRSTFTQFFDKNDIPMPIYRYKGHNIPYLELTVLALSKLNTVKIRPDDILMCTYPGTVPYGDYFKHSQEMYAFSKDNPNVLIITFEEMKKDPVNAVLLIAKFLEKTVPDKLAESIADMCSFDKMKAEKELVCSYLREASKLKPVGTAYHSGAVDTWKKWLTVEQNEKMEAKIQSEFSDREIKFNF; translated from the exons ATGGATTccgaagaaatagaaaaagaaatcagaagTACTTTCACACAATTCTTCGACAAAAACGATATTCCGATgcctatttatagatataaaggACACAATATTCCTTATTTGGAATTGACGGTATTAGCTTTATCCAAACTAAATACGGTGAAAATAAGACCTGATGATATTTTGATGTGTACATATCCTGGAACGG TTCCTTATGGTGATTACTTTAAACATAGCCAAGAAATGTATGCTTTTAGTAAAGATAACCCAAATGTGCTTATCATAACttttgaagaaatgaaaaag GATCCAGTCAATGCAGTTTTACTTATTGCTAAGTTCTTGGAGAAAACAGTTCCTGACAAACTTGCTGAAAGTATTGCTGATATGTGTTCGTTTGATAAAATGAAGGCAGAAAAAGAATTAGTTTGTTCGTATCTTAGGGAAGCAAGCAAATTGAAACCTGTTGGTACTGCTTACCATTCTG GTGCCGTAGACACATGGAAAAAATGGTTGACCGTTGAGCAGAATGAAAAAATGGAAGCGAAGATCCAATCGGAATTCTCTGATCGAGAAATCAAATTTAACTTTTGA